A genome region from Christensenella minuta includes the following:
- a CDS encoding sugar ABC transporter ATP-binding protein, which yields MANAIELKDIKKGFAGVQALKGVSFAIKKGSVHALIGENGAGKSTLMKILSGAQRADSGEIFVDGKKADIANPIVATELGIGIVYQELNNFMHLDVASNILSHGLPQKHGMINYDKMYAQAREILDNIGLTHISEKGTMSSLSLGAQQMCEIAGIVSKNADIVILDEPTSALTETETKKLFEIIADIKSRGVTVIYISHKLDEVLYLADEITVLKDGEHVTTFEKTPQTTKEELVRYMVGRDVEYDYKVGTSEIGGVILRASKLNRGKMVRDVDLELHKGEILGIAGLEGSGRTELLETLFGCCRAESGEIEVEGKKRTIKNPMEAKKCKMAYITKERKILGLFLGLSVNSNIVAASTERFSKNGIVQYQDIRKNTEKYVDAMSIKISGINQNVMDLSGGNQQKVLLAMWMTTNPDIIMIDEPTRGVDVGAKAEIHALLRKMAVDGKAIILVSSEMSELLASCDKIVCMFEGKITGILDNKEAGEESIMKLVSGLS from the coding sequence ATGGCAAATGCAATCGAACTGAAAGACATAAAAAAGGGGTTCGCCGGTGTGCAGGCTCTGAAAGGCGTGAGCTTTGCGATTAAAAAGGGAAGCGTGCATGCGCTTATCGGGGAAAACGGCGCTGGGAAATCAACGCTGATGAAGATACTGTCCGGCGCGCAGCGTGCGGACTCGGGCGAAATATTTGTCGATGGTAAAAAGGCGGACATTGCAAATCCGATCGTGGCGACAGAGCTTGGCATCGGCATCGTATACCAGGAGCTGAACAACTTTATGCACCTGGATGTTGCCAGCAACATACTTTCGCACGGGCTTCCCCAAAAACACGGCATGATTAATTACGACAAAATGTATGCGCAGGCACGGGAAATCCTCGATAACATCGGGCTTACGCATATCAGTGAGAAGGGTACGATGAGCAGCCTGAGTTTGGGAGCGCAGCAGATGTGCGAAATCGCGGGGATCGTTTCCAAAAACGCGGATATTGTAATCCTTGACGAGCCGACCTCAGCCCTCACGGAAACGGAAACGAAAAAGCTGTTTGAGATCATCGCGGACATCAAGTCCCGCGGGGTTACGGTCATTTATATTTCGCACAAGCTGGACGAAGTATTATACCTTGCGGATGAGATCACCGTATTAAAGGATGGGGAGCACGTAACTACCTTTGAAAAAACGCCGCAGACCACTAAGGAAGAGCTGGTGCGGTATATGGTCGGGCGCGACGTGGAATACGATTACAAAGTAGGGACCAGCGAAATCGGAGGAGTGATACTCCGCGCCAGCAAGCTGAATAGGGGGAAAATGGTAAGGGATGTCGATCTTGAGCTCCATAAAGGCGAAATACTTGGAATTGCCGGGCTGGAAGGCTCGGGCAGGACGGAGCTCCTGGAAACGCTGTTTGGATGCTGCCGGGCGGAAAGTGGGGAAATTGAGGTAGAAGGAAAAAAACGCACGATTAAAAATCCAATGGAAGCAAAAAAATGCAAAATGGCGTATATCACCAAGGAACGTAAAATACTGGGGCTGTTTCTGGGACTGAGCGTAAACAGCAATATCGTGGCGGCAAGCACGGAGCGATTCAGCAAAAATGGAATAGTGCAATACCAGGACATCAGGAAAAATACAGAAAAGTATGTGGATGCGATGTCCATCAAAATCAGTGGCATAAACCAGAACGTGATGGATCTTTCGGGCGGCAATCAGCAAAAGGTGTTGCTGGCAATGTGGATGACCACGAACCCGGATATTATCATGATCGACGAACCGACCCGCGGCGTGGACGTAGGTGCGAAGGCGGAAATCCATGCGCTGCTTCGCAAGATGGCGGTGGACGGCAAGGCAATCATACTGGTGTCGTCGGAAATGTCGGAGCTGCTTGCCTCGTGTGACAAGATCGTATGTATGTTTGAAGGAAAAATTACGGGCATACTGGACAATAAGGAAGCCGGCGAGGAATCTATCATGAAGCTGGTATCAGGGCTTTCCTAG
- a CDS encoding ABC transporter permease: MSRQGAESTLQIKKSGFKKCMEAREFTLAVLLLAIIVLLSVTTRDFANPANVRVLLLGMTSDLIIAVPMGISLIAGNIDFSVGSTMGLASVLGGMIINATGNAVAGIVAALLIGAVLGIINAVMICHLHVTPLVATLGTWMAYKGLQKVIAANAIANFPQDFFALGRTEFNFFGVSVPISIIYMLAVFAVGIFVLKKVNFFHNAYFIGSNKDSARLAGINITKFTYVSYMITGILAAFAGMVLVSRLGTASQTIGSGLEFRIVVALLVGGLSMDGGEGSMIGIGMGVLLMQIISNALVLTGINPNYSEVIIGAILVLSVGIDQINKRRRAKAHA; encoded by the coding sequence ATGAGCAGGCAAGGAGCAGAAAGCACATTACAGATCAAAAAAAGCGGTTTTAAAAAATGTATGGAGGCAAGGGAATTCACACTGGCGGTTTTATTGCTGGCGATTATCGTATTGCTCTCGGTTACAACAAGGGATTTTGCCAATCCGGCAAACGTCAGAGTGCTGCTTCTGGGAATGACGTCCGACCTGATTATAGCCGTACCAATGGGCATATCGCTGATTGCGGGAAATATCGACTTCTCTGTCGGCTCCACAATGGGGCTGGCCAGCGTGCTCGGCGGCATGATTATCAACGCAACGGGAAACGCGGTGGCGGGGATCGTAGCGGCGCTCCTTATAGGCGCCGTGCTGGGAATTATCAACGCGGTCATGATCTGCCACCTTCATGTCACTCCCCTTGTGGCCACGCTTGGCACATGGATGGCCTATAAAGGATTGCAAAAGGTAATTGCAGCAAATGCCATTGCCAATTTCCCACAGGACTTTTTCGCGCTCGGCCGCACTGAATTTAATTTCTTTGGAGTGAGCGTACCGATCAGCATCATTTATATGCTCGCGGTGTTCGCTGTGGGAATATTTGTGCTGAAAAAGGTCAACTTTTTTCACAATGCCTATTTTATTGGCAGTAATAAAGATTCCGCACGCCTTGCGGGCATCAACATCACGAAGTTTACTTATGTCTCCTACATGATTACGGGTATCCTGGCGGCCTTTGCGGGAATGGTACTGGTTTCGAGGCTCGGCACCGCAAGCCAGACGATCGGCTCAGGCCTTGAATTCCGTATCGTAGTTGCGCTCCTCGTGGGCGGTCTTTCAATGGACGGAGGCGAAGGATCGATGATCGGGATCGGTATGGGTGTACTGCTGATGCAAATCATAAGCAACGCGCTGGTGCTGACGGGGATCAATCCGAACTATTCGGAGGTTATCATCGGCGCGATTCTGGTACTGTCGGTCGGTATCGACCAAATCAACAAGCGGCGGCGTGCAAAGGCGCACGCATAG
- a CDS encoding LacI family DNA-binding transcriptional regulator, with product MSELNKPAATLKDVALRSGYALRTVKKVMNGDTSVREKTRDAVLQAANELNYKKNRLASALAQQKSIKIAIVYSKVTKTYFPEIKEGFLQFAEEFKDFGLSVEISEIPIKGWKYQHQVLESLRGREDIDGIILQPTNTTKLNEIIHELTISGKPVITFGADAPASDRICYVGPDAYRAGRIGGQLLANYIGKQGKVCVVMQTIEHMQTIYRKHGFTDYLQEHCPKITISELSIPDDSDLYVDTVYKFLKENDDFSGVFCTDANTYLIGEMIREAKKKGMRLVGFDLSAEAIELMKQEYIDVIIDQKPKLFSYAALETMFKYLYNNEQPIKKIIHTDLSILTSECFNGQSL from the coding sequence ATGAGTGAACTTAACAAGCCTGCCGCAACGCTTAAGGATGTTGCACTTCGTTCTGGTTATGCGTTGAGAACGGTAAAAAAGGTAATGAACGGCGATACGAGCGTCCGGGAGAAAACCCGCGATGCGGTGCTTCAGGCTGCAAATGAGCTGAATTATAAAAAAAACCGTCTTGCAAGCGCGTTGGCACAGCAAAAAAGCATAAAGATCGCCATTGTTTATTCAAAGGTGACAAAAACATATTTTCCGGAAATCAAAGAAGGATTTTTACAGTTTGCGGAAGAGTTTAAGGACTTTGGGTTATCGGTAGAAATATCTGAAATTCCCATAAAGGGGTGGAAATACCAGCATCAGGTATTGGAGTCGCTGCGCGGCAGGGAAGATATCGACGGGATAATCCTGCAGCCGACAAACACAACAAAGCTCAACGAAATTATCCACGAGCTTACCATCAGCGGCAAGCCTGTAATCACATTCGGGGCGGACGCCCCGGCAAGCGACCGTATCTGCTATGTGGGGCCGGACGCATACAGGGCCGGACGCATCGGCGGGCAGCTTCTCGCCAATTACATTGGCAAACAGGGCAAGGTTTGCGTAGTGATGCAGACGATCGAGCATATGCAGACAATTTACCGCAAGCACGGTTTCACCGACTACCTCCAGGAGCATTGCCCCAAGATCACTATTTCAGAGCTTTCAATACCGGACGATTCCGATCTTTACGTAGATACCGTTTATAAATTTTTAAAAGAAAACGACGATTTTTCAGGCGTCTTTTGTACGGATGCAAATACCTATTTGATTGGCGAGATGATACGCGAAGCAAAGAAAAAAGGAATGCGGCTCGTCGGGTTCGACCTCTCGGCGGAGGCGATTGAGTTGATGAAACAGGAATATATCGACGTAATCATCGACCAGAAGCCCAAGCTTTTCTCGTATGCGGCCTTGGAAACCATGTTTAAATATCTCTATAACAACGAACAGCCGATAAAAAAGATCATTCATACGGATTTATCAATTCTCACGAGCGAATGCTTTAACGGACAATCTCTATAG
- a CDS encoding alanine--tRNA ligase gives MKCLTSDELRQMYLDFFKSKGHAVIKSASLIPENDPTVLFTTAGMHPLVPYLLGETHPAGTRLTDVQKCVRTGDIDEVGDESHCTFFEMLGNWSLGDYFKKEAITWSFEFLTDEKYLGIDKDKLYFSCFAGDEDAPRDTVAYDTWRSLGVAEDHIFFLPKENNWWGPAGITGPCGPDTEMFIDTGKPACGPDCSPACGCGKYLEIWNDVFMEYNKQADGTYVPLEQKNVDTGMGLDRTIAILQGKGSVYETDVFAPIIAKIEELSGKKYEGADEDTRKAFRIVADHVRCATFMIGDERGITPSNVDQGYVLRRLLRRAIRFSGKLGIAEGSLPAIAKVVIDKYAHAYEELRFNENKILAEIAKEEERFQKTITQGLKEFEKTVERLEGDTIDGKSAFRLYDTFGFPIEFTLELAAERGLKVDKEGFDKAFEHHQELSHAGAEQRFKGGLADTSEQTARLHTATHLLNAALRKLLSEDIVQKGSNITAERLRFDFNFPRKVERDELDQLEAYVNEAIAAGLDVIEEEMSVEEAKQQGAMGVFDSKYGDLVKVYTIPGYSKEICGGPHAKNTAELGHFKIKKEQSSSAGVRRIKAVLD, from the coding sequence ATGAAGTGCTTGACAAGTGACGAACTAAGGCAAATGTATCTGGATTTTTTCAAGAGCAAGGGACACGCGGTCATAAAGAGCGCGTCGCTGATCCCGGAAAATGATCCGACAGTGCTCTTTACAACGGCGGGAATGCACCCGCTCGTTCCTTACCTGCTGGGGGAAACCCATCCGGCGGGAACGCGGCTCACGGATGTACAAAAGTGTGTGCGCACCGGGGATATCGACGAAGTGGGCGACGAAAGCCATTGTACGTTTTTTGAAATGCTGGGCAACTGGTCCCTTGGCGATTATTTTAAAAAAGAGGCAATCACTTGGAGCTTTGAGTTCCTGACGGATGAGAAATATCTCGGAATCGATAAGGATAAACTGTATTTCAGTTGCTTTGCCGGAGATGAGGACGCTCCGCGCGATACGGTGGCATATGACACGTGGCGCTCCCTCGGCGTAGCGGAAGACCATATCTTCTTCCTGCCTAAGGAAAACAACTGGTGGGGACCGGCCGGTATCACAGGACCGTGCGGGCCGGATACTGAGATGTTCATCGACACGGGAAAGCCTGCCTGCGGGCCGGATTGCAGCCCGGCATGCGGCTGCGGGAAATATCTCGAGATATGGAACGACGTATTCATGGAATATAATAAACAGGCAGACGGGACCTATGTGCCGCTTGAACAGAAAAACGTGGATACGGGCATGGGGCTAGACCGCACGATCGCGATTCTGCAGGGAAAAGGTTCCGTTTATGAAACGGATGTGTTTGCCCCCATTATTGCCAAGATCGAGGAACTGTCCGGAAAGAAATACGAAGGCGCGGACGAAGATACGCGGAAAGCGTTCCGTATCGTGGCGGACCATGTGCGCTGCGCGACCTTCATGATCGGCGACGAACGCGGCATTACCCCTTCCAATGTGGACCAGGGCTATGTGCTGCGCAGGCTCCTGCGCCGGGCGATCCGTTTTTCGGGGAAACTGGGGATTGCGGAAGGAAGCCTGCCCGCAATCGCGAAAGTCGTCATCGACAAATACGCGCATGCGTATGAGGAACTGAGGTTCAATGAAAATAAAATACTGGCGGAGATCGCCAAGGAAGAAGAGCGCTTCCAGAAGACGATCACGCAGGGCTTGAAGGAGTTTGAAAAAACGGTGGAGCGCCTTGAAGGCGACACCATCGATGGGAAGAGCGCTTTCCGGCTGTACGATACGTTCGGGTTCCCGATCGAGTTCACACTTGAGCTGGCTGCGGAACGCGGCCTCAAGGTGGATAAGGAAGGGTTCGACAAAGCGTTTGAGCATCACCAGGAGCTTTCCCATGCGGGGGCGGAACAGCGCTTCAAGGGCGGCCTCGCGGACACCAGTGAGCAAACGGCGCGCCTGCATACGGCGACCCATCTTCTGAATGCGGCGCTGCGCAAGCTGTTAAGCGAAGATATCGTGCAGAAGGGCTCTAATATCACGGCGGAACGCCTGCGCTTCGATTTCAACTTTCCGCGTAAGGTAGAGCGGGATGAACTCGATCAACTGGAAGCGTATGTCAACGAGGCAATCGCCGCGGGGCTTGACGTAATCGAAGAGGAAATGTCTGTTGAAGAAGCGAAACAGCAAGGAGCAATGGGCGTGTTTGACTCCAAATATGGCGATCTTGTGAAGGTATATACGATCCCCGGTTATTCCAAGGAGATTTGCGGCGGCCCTCACGCGAAAAATACGGCGGAGCTTGGGCATTTCAAGATCAAGAAAGAACAGAGCAGCAGCGCGGGAGTACGCAGGATCAAGGCTGTGCTGGATTAA
- the pepV gene encoding dipeptidase PepV, producing the protein MLEFSLAPRRDEMTEALCKILSIESVKSAPQGNMPYGKGVFDALIKTLGIAEKLDFDSVNFYSHLGYVEYGDGDELFGIVTHLDVVPAGDGWTVPPFAGTVKDGRVYGRGAIDDKGPAVAALFALSAIKENCISLNKRVRIIFGCDEESGWSDMDFYKANGGEIPNMAISPDAEFPIINAEKGLLQLRAVKKAYPGEGGDGLTVESLQAGERVNVVPAVCTCKISGNTKAVWQMMDLFNEDSPVKIAAEEAADGLVLTAHGVSAHGSKPEEGRNALAFMILFLNTLPLKKNAVSDAVYELAEYIGMQTDGTHLGIAASDESGALSLNLGYFRTTGEGVEAGIDIRYPIHTEKETVLSAVRSRMKGLSIEEMFSRPPHYVPEDSPLVVGLKQAYEEVTGEKAYCMTMGGATYARAFPNSVAFGALFPGQQGTEHQADEYIEIDSLLKTADIIANAILVLCK; encoded by the coding sequence ATGCTCGAGTTTTCACTGGCACCGCGCAGGGATGAAATGACAGAAGCCCTGTGTAAAATACTTTCCATTGAGAGCGTGAAAAGCGCCCCACAGGGAAATATGCCCTATGGGAAAGGCGTGTTTGACGCGCTCATCAAAACGCTTGGCATTGCAGAGAAGCTCGACTTTGACAGTGTGAATTTTTATTCCCATCTTGGGTATGTGGAATATGGGGATGGGGATGAACTGTTTGGTATTGTGACGCACCTTGACGTAGTGCCTGCGGGAGACGGCTGGACGGTGCCGCCCTTTGCGGGAACGGTAAAGGACGGGCGCGTTTATGGCCGCGGTGCCATCGATGATAAAGGCCCGGCGGTCGCAGCCCTGTTTGCGCTTTCCGCAATCAAGGAAAACTGCATCAGCCTCAATAAACGCGTACGAATTATTTTCGGCTGTGACGAAGAGAGCGGATGGTCGGATATGGATTTTTACAAGGCAAACGGGGGCGAAATCCCCAATATGGCTATTTCGCCGGATGCGGAATTTCCCATTATCAATGCCGAGAAGGGGCTGCTGCAGCTTCGGGCGGTAAAAAAGGCATATCCCGGAGAGGGGGGAGACGGCCTTACCGTGGAATCCCTGCAGGCGGGTGAGCGCGTGAACGTAGTGCCCGCGGTGTGTACCTGCAAAATTTCAGGCAATACCAAAGCGGTCTGGCAGATGATGGACCTGTTCAATGAAGATTCCCCGGTAAAGATCGCCGCGGAGGAAGCCGCGGATGGACTCGTCCTTACGGCGCACGGCGTTTCCGCCCACGGCTCAAAGCCGGAGGAAGGCAGGAACGCGCTTGCGTTTATGATCCTGTTTTTGAATACGCTGCCGCTGAAAAAGAATGCGGTTTCCGATGCGGTCTACGAGCTTGCGGAATATATCGGTATGCAGACGGACGGAACGCATCTCGGGATCGCCGCGAGCGATGAATCGGGCGCGCTTTCTCTGAACCTCGGGTATTTTAGAACGACGGGGGAAGGCGTGGAAGCGGGGATCGATATTCGTTACCCGATCCATACGGAAAAAGAGACGGTGCTTTCTGCGGTCCGCAGCAGGATGAAGGGGCTTTCGATCGAGGAAATGTTCTCGCGTCCGCCGCACTATGTGCCGGAAGATTCTCCGCTTGTGGTGGGGCTCAAACAGGCATATGAGGAAGTAACGGGAGAAAAAGCCTATTGCATGACGATGGGCGGCGCGACCTATGCGCGGGCCTTCCCGAATTCCGTCGCTTTTGGGGCGCTGTTTCCCGGCCAGCAGGGGACGGAGCATCAGGCTGACGAATATATTGAAATCGATTCGCTGCTGAAAACGGCGGATATCATTGCCAACGCTATTTTAGTGCTGTGCAAATAG
- a CDS encoding JAB domain-containing protein, giving the protein MIGISIHDGHRERLKNRFLKHGLDSFEEHEALELLLFYALPRRDTNALAHELLARFGSLRNVFDADPADLSRISGIGESAAALIKLQSELARKYWLKDREAQSALSSVRAAVDYAGLLFRGKTKEEFYIVCLDSRFRIRHTELLARGSSTEVPVYVRQIMEVVVRTGAETILLAHNHPGGSAQPSQKDIALTRQAALAMDTVSVPLLDHIIIGEKNAFSFSEKASVPKSAPGSPCEAEYSGSPRREPPPDKADE; this is encoded by the coding sequence GTGATCGGTATTTCGATCCACGACGGACATCGTGAACGGCTGAAAAACCGTTTTTTAAAACACGGGCTTGATTCCTTCGAGGAGCACGAGGCGCTTGAGCTCCTGCTTTTTTACGCCCTGCCCCGCCGCGATACCAACGCGCTCGCGCACGAGCTTTTGGCCCGCTTCGGAAGCCTTCGGAACGTATTCGACGCGGACCCGGCGGACCTGTCGCGAATCAGCGGGATCGGTGAAAGTGCGGCGGCGCTGATAAAACTGCAATCGGAGCTGGCCCGGAAATACTGGCTTAAAGACCGCGAGGCACAATCCGCCCTCTCCTCGGTCCGGGCCGCGGTCGATTACGCAGGCCTGCTGTTCCGGGGGAAAACAAAGGAAGAATTCTATATCGTATGCCTCGATTCCCGCTTCCGTATCCGGCACACTGAGTTACTTGCGCGCGGAAGCTCCACCGAAGTCCCCGTTTATGTGCGGCAGATTATGGAGGTTGTGGTACGCACGGGTGCGGAAACAATATTGCTTGCGCATAACCATCCCGGCGGCAGCGCGCAGCCAAGCCAAAAGGATATTGCCCTCACCCGGCAGGCCGCCCTGGCGATGGACACTGTTTCCGTTCCCCTCCTCGACCATATTATCATCGGTGAAAAAAACGCTTTCAGTTTTTCCGAAAAAGCGTCCGTTCCTAAAAGCGCACCGGGAAGCCCCTGCGAGGCGGAATATTCCGGCAGTCCCCGCAGGGAGCCTCCGCCGGACAAAGCGGACGAATAA
- a CDS encoding GNAT family N-acetyltransferase, which yields MAIEYFHIKERDFDLVEQLIQIENSSYDSGALDVFDLIAMLRHARVYVAVEYDEILGAVYFMRNFDNPDKVFLHSINIIDPQAYPNLGTSLLNIAFADMRAFGIRLVEVNVDPSNYRALKIYREQLGFVASDSMQSEILGGEEILMLQKEL from the coding sequence ATGGCGATTGAATATTTTCATATAAAAGAACGGGATTTTGATTTGGTGGAACAGCTCATCCAGATCGAAAATTCTTCCTACGACAGCGGCGCGCTCGACGTTTTCGACCTGATCGCGATGCTGCGCCATGCGCGCGTGTATGTTGCAGTGGAATACGATGAAATACTCGGCGCGGTTTATTTTATGCGCAACTTTGACAATCCGGACAAAGTATTCCTGCACAGCATCAACATCATCGATCCGCAGGCTTACCCGAACCTCGGCACATCCCTCCTCAATATCGCGTTCGCCGATATGCGCGCATTCGGCATCCGGCTCGTCGAAGTCAACGTCGATCCCTCCAATTACCGTGCGCTCAAAATTTACCGGGAACAGTTGGGGTTCGTTGCGAGCGACAGCATGCAGAGCGAAATTTTGGGCGGTGAAGAAATCCTGATGCTGCAAAAAGAACTGTAA
- a CDS encoding GntR family transcriptional regulator → MKIDFESGIPIYLQIADQIEDSILSGMFPEDTQIPSTTEISTLYKINPATVLKGMTLLVDGGILYKRRGIGMFVHGGAKEKIRAKRRRSFFDDYVCALLAEAKKLEISPDEVIRMITEGAAK, encoded by the coding sequence ATGAAAATCGATTTTGAAAGCGGCATCCCCATTTACCTCCAGATTGCGGACCAGATTGAGGACTCCATCCTTTCGGGTATGTTTCCGGAGGACACGCAGATTCCCTCCACTACGGAAATCTCCACGCTGTATAAGATCAATCCCGCAACGGTGCTGAAGGGCATGACGCTTCTTGTAGACGGCGGCATCCTCTATAAGCGGCGCGGAATCGGTATGTTCGTCCATGGGGGTGCGAAGGAAAAAATCCGCGCGAAGCGAAGGCGGTCTTTTTTTGACGACTATGTCTGCGCGCTTCTGGCGGAAGCGAAAAAACTGGAAATCAGCCCCGACGAGGTTATACGCATGATAACGGAAGGAGCAGCAAAATGA
- a CDS encoding ATP-binding cassette domain-containing protein — MIEAKNITKNFRQVSALKRLNVSFGGNRIYGLLGRNGAGKSTLLNLIANRLIPSEGFVYVDGMPVMENDTALGRISYMSEDTLYEPSVRVRRMFEWSKLFHPEFDLAYSDTLAEKFGLDPRKKFGQLSTGYRSIAKLIATLASGAEYLLFDEPVLGLDANHRQLFYQELLMRYAEKPCTVILSTHLIEEVSALIEHVVIIKDGSILLDRPAEEIRSMGFTVSGRKEDVLAWCTGKNILGSQELGGLMLAHILGEPGGIPEPLTVTPLDLQQLFIHLTNA, encoded by the coding sequence ATGATTGAAGCAAAAAATATCACCAAGAATTTCAGGCAGGTCTCCGCCCTGAAACGGCTCAACGTAAGCTTTGGCGGGAATCGCATCTACGGTCTTTTAGGTCGAAACGGCGCGGGCAAATCGACGCTTTTAAACCTGATTGCGAACCGCTTGATTCCTTCGGAGGGATTTGTATATGTGGACGGTATGCCTGTCATGGAAAATGACACGGCGCTGGGACGCATCTCTTATATGAGCGAAGACACCCTATACGAGCCCTCCGTACGGGTACGGAGGATGTTTGAATGGTCGAAACTCTTCCATCCGGAATTTGACCTTGCCTATTCGGACACGCTCGCGGAAAAATTCGGTCTCGATCCGCGTAAAAAATTCGGCCAGCTTTCCACGGGATACCGCTCCATCGCCAAGCTGATCGCGACGCTTGCCTCGGGAGCGGAATACCTTTTGTTCGATGAACCGGTTTTGGGGCTGGATGCAAACCACCGCCAACTGTTTTACCAGGAGCTTCTCATGCGTTACGCGGAAAAGCCCTGCACGGTTATCCTGTCCACCCACCTGATCGAAGAGGTATCGGCGCTCATTGAGCATGTAGTTATTATTAAAGACGGCAGCATTCTCCTTGACCGGCCTGCCGAAGAAATCCGTAGTATGGGATTCACAGTATCCGGCAGGAAGGAAGACGTCCTCGCCTGGTGCACCGGCAAAAATATACTGGGCAGCCAGGAGCTCGGCGGGCTTATGCTGGCACATATTCTCGGGGAGCCCGGCGGAATTCCTGAGCCCCTCACGGTGACGCCGCTCGATTTGCAGCAGCTGTTCATCCACCTGACGAACGCATAA